The following DNA comes from Pseudorasbora parva isolate DD20220531a chromosome 8, ASM2467924v1, whole genome shotgun sequence.
ATGTTCCTCGTGTTTCCTGTGCACCGGACTCTGGACTCTTCTATTGTCGATCTCACCAACTCACCACGGACTTATCCTCACTTGGCACACAGTCATCAGGATCCCATCTCAGTCCCTGCGTCACGATCTCCTGCTGTCTGTGTTCCCGCTCTACGGCTTCATCACAGAAGGATCTGTGCAACGATCTTCCATCACTTTACTGAGTATCTGTTCAATAAACATTGTCTTTTGCATTGCAATTGCTTCCGTCCTGTTTATCATTACAATGGGTAgaaagacatcctgaaaaggacggcacgtcacccgtgtagctctttttgtgaggaaaatCTGCTCTTTTAGGTGTTGAAGCACCCAGGGATCAACCGCGGCGGAAACAACAGGGTTTGAGTGCAGCCTGTTTCCGTCTGGCCAACACAAGAACGATTTCCCCCGGCAcatgctttctctctctcttgttgCTTAGATAGCAGGcagtcagatgcttcatcaacgccgttcggctccgaagtgaatgacaaTGATTCGTGGTGAGCGCCTCCggtttatacccgcgctgcggggcggggTGCGCTATGCAAAGCTATGCTCACGctaatgttcattggcccgttttctaaatctcgaagctgataggggctcccgaAGTGATCCCCATTCGTCAGTttagttctgacgtacgtcgaacgtgaccgactgaaggGGAACTGTATTTCCTCAACATTGCCCAGGCCCATGAGATCACTTTTAGTCGCCACTAAACTGATTTTGGATATTGTTAACAACAGACACAATATATAAATGATGAATTAACAAAAATCATTAAATGATTTCCATTGAATGAAAATACACAATCATgctatcattatagttattagTGGAACTGGAACATAATAGACCAAAATTCTAAAATCTAATCCTTGAGTAACTATGCACAAATTACTCACAATGGTGAATGCagaaaagtaaataaaacattGATCTAAACTATTGTAGCCGAAACATTTGCAATATTTAAGTATTACATCATGATCATTGTGTTGTCTAAAAGCTCTCAGGAGATGATTCAGAAGATATATAAAGATGGAGATTGCCAGGGATCTGTCCAGCATGAGAGAATAAGGACAATAAATTTAGTTCACAAACGTTCTGAcaagaacattgtttttttggCTCTAAATCTTTATGTAATCAAGTCTGTGTTTCAAATATTATGTAAAGTTGCATTAAGGTATATGTTTAGaatttaaaactatatttgtagTTAAAATTTCCTGTTACTGGTTTGAAATTTTGTACATTCCCAAGATTTTGCTTATGTCTTTGTGGTCATTTCTATTTTCAGCTTGTGTATAACACCAAACTTAAAGCTGCCATGAGTTCTGTAAATGCAAGTTTTTCACCAAATATCTCCATTGTTCATCctcaatactttttcatcattggaCTTACAGGTATACCATATAGCAGTTATTACTATATATTCTTATTTATCACATATTTTATAACTGTAATTGGCAACTCTACAGTCCTCCTGATTTTAGCTCTTCATCAGAGCCTGCACAGTTCAAAGTACATTGGTATGTTTAACTTGGCCTTGGTTGATATTGGTGAAACTAATGCACTGATTCCTAACATGATGAATACGTTTCTGTTCGACTCACAGTACATCTCCTACAATGCTTGTTTGGCCAACATGTTTTTTGTTCACTTCTTTAGTTGTATGCAGAGTCACACTCTTGTAGTTCTGGCATATGATCGTTTCATTGCTATTTGTTTGCCATTAAGATATAATGCAATTGTAACCAATGGCAGTATGGTTTTGATTTTCTCAGCAATTTGGGCATTCAATTCTTCTGTGGTGGCCTTGATGGTGTCTTTGATAACCCAAATTTCTTTCTGTGACTCTAATGTGATTCAGAGTTACTTTTGTGATCATGGACCAATGTATAGGTTGTCATGTAATGGCTATAGTATTAATAGGATTATGGGATTTGCCATCACAACTTTATACCTTTTAGTACCATTGATCATTATAGTTATTTCATATCTGGGCATCTTTCTTGCTTTAACCAAAATTACAACTTGGCAAGGACGTTTAAAAGCGCTGAAGACCTGTGTTTCACACTTGTTGTTAGTAGGGATTTATTTCCTCCCCATATCCTGCTCATACATTGCTGCATGGTTGGTTTCTCTCACACCAAATGCAAGGATCATCAGTACATCTCTGGCATATGCTATACCACCAATGTTAAATCCCATTATATATGTATTAAACACAGCTGAAATCAAAGACATAATCCGGAAAGTGGTTAAAAACAGATCTGAGCCAATTAGAGAGCATATTTCAAAATGATTAAAATgtctgttatatatatatatatatatatatatatatatatatatatatatatatatatatatatatatatatatatatatatatatatatatatatatatatatatatatatatatatataactgaatacttttttgtttgttttttaagaaGAATTTAAGTAACCTTATGAAGActgcattttttaataatttaaaatgttacttttgaaaGCGTAACCTAGTAATAGTTaagtaatattttatttgtattgcctTGTAATgtctcttttatttttttattttttattttttttttttacagtaatgcTATACAtattaatgtaattatttattattccaGTTTATTTTAAGTGTATGGCTTGTGTTACTGATCACAAGACAAAGCAAAAGCATTGATTGATTAGAATTTTTGTGAGCAATCGTTGCTTTGATATATTTATCTTACTGTAAATCCATAATTCATCTATGGATGTCTTTTTGATTGATTTTCTGTAAAATCAACTGATAAGACATGACTGAAtaaaatgacatttcacaatgtAGTTCTGATTGAATTTGTAATTCCGGTGTCCATGTTGTTGATCTGAGATCTGCCTATGAGgctcttttttattttctctgcattttctttttctgatgttgttttgtttgtttgttttgtttttgtaaagaaTAAAAACATGAACCCATATAGACACAAATACATGTGTGCATTTTTTCAGATTATTGtcaccctttaaaaaaaaaaaaaatgtaacataaTAATTAAGCAGAGAAAAACATTTTCCAAATAACATTCCATGTAACATTTCATGAGACAATCAATGtcacattttttgtaaaatctCAGCCACA
Coding sequences within:
- the LOC137085135 gene encoding olfactory receptor 52E4-like gives rise to the protein MSSVNASFSPNISIVHPQYFFIIGLTGIPYSSYYYIFLFITYFITVIGNSTVLLILALHQSLHSSKYIGMFNLALVDIGETNALIPNMMNTFLFDSQYISYNACLANMFFVHFFSCMQSHTLVVLAYDRFIAICLPLRYNAIVTNGSMVLIFSAIWAFNSSVVALMVSLITQISFCDSNVIQSYFCDHGPMYRLSCNGYSINRIMGFAITTLYLLVPLIIIVISYLGIFLALTKITTWQGRLKALKTCVSHLLLVGIYFLPISCSYIAAWLVSLTPNARIISTSLAYAIPPMLNPIIYVLNTAEIKDIIRKVVKNRSEPIREHISK